A window of Hymenobacter aerilatus contains these coding sequences:
- a CDS encoding tetratricopeptide repeat protein, giving the protein MTHQRCFLLLLLLLPFLASAQRPDTSRVPNPIRNIQVENVDVLPGAVDTKGWLLLDRDIQLELEGAIQNMYNFKYDKAEKQFRSLRRRYPNHPMPYFLMGLSTWWKIVPTNVQSTQYDKLFFAYMDSAITVGEKMYEADKKNYEACFFLSAAYGFNARLHAERKDWRKATFSSKHALDYLQISKEANGLSPEFLFGQALFNYYAVWIAEEYKLLRPVLLFFPKGDRALGLKQLRSVADNGFYTGTEAKFFLMKILYNEENSPKEALPLSRYLATNYPDNGYFQRFYALNCFNQGEFVESERVSREILNKINRGFPGYEFISGRYATYFLGYLMQNKYNDPTKAKDYYQRCIVFAEGTGETSGGFYIYSHINLARMADKAKDVTAAKKYYGVVVDKASRKSDQYREAKAYLKKHK; this is encoded by the coding sequence ATGACCCACCAACGCTGTTTTCTGCTGTTGCTGCTACTGTTGCCCTTCCTGGCCTCGGCGCAGCGCCCCGACACTTCCCGCGTACCAAATCCTATCCGCAACATCCAGGTAGAAAACGTGGACGTGCTACCCGGCGCCGTGGATACCAAAGGCTGGCTGTTGCTGGACCGCGACATCCAGTTGGAGCTGGAGGGGGCCATCCAGAATATGTACAACTTCAAGTACGATAAGGCCGAAAAGCAATTCCGCTCGCTACGGCGGCGCTACCCCAACCATCCCATGCCCTATTTTTTGATGGGCCTGAGCACATGGTGGAAGATAGTGCCCACCAACGTGCAGAGCACGCAGTACGATAAGCTATTCTTCGCCTACATGGACTCAGCTATTACGGTAGGCGAGAAAATGTACGAGGCTGATAAAAAAAATTACGAGGCCTGCTTTTTCCTGTCGGCTGCCTACGGCTTCAATGCCCGCCTGCATGCCGAGCGCAAGGACTGGCGCAAGGCCACCTTCAGCAGCAAACACGCGCTGGACTACCTGCAAATTAGCAAAGAAGCCAACGGCCTCAGTCCCGAGTTTTTGTTCGGACAGGCTTTATTTAACTACTACGCCGTCTGGATTGCGGAGGAGTATAAGCTGTTGCGTCCCGTTTTACTGTTCTTTCCAAAGGGCGACCGGGCGCTGGGCCTGAAGCAGCTGCGTAGCGTAGCTGACAACGGTTTCTATACGGGCACCGAAGCGAAGTTTTTCCTCATGAAGATTCTCTACAATGAGGAAAACAGCCCCAAAGAAGCCCTACCCCTCTCCCGCTACCTCGCCACCAACTACCCCGACAACGGCTATTTCCAGCGATTCTATGCGCTCAATTGCTTTAATCAGGGCGAGTTTGTGGAAAGTGAGCGGGTAAGCCGGGAGATTCTGAATAAGATAAACCGCGGCTTTCCAGGCTATGAATTTATCAGTGGCCGATACGCCACGTATTTTCTAGGCTATCTGATGCAGAACAAGTACAACGACCCAACAAAGGCCAAGGACTATTACCAGCGCTGCATTGTATTCGCGGAAGGTACCGGCGAAACTTCGGGCGGCTTCTACATCTATTCGCATATCAATCTGGCCCGCATGGCTGACAAAGCCAAGGATGTGACTGCAGCCAAAAAATACTACGGAGTGGTAGTAGACAAGGCCAGTCGTAAATCAGATCAGTACCGCGAGGCCAAGGCCTACCTGAAAAAGCACAAATAA
- a CDS encoding acyltransferase family protein: MLSSTSPIAKYLRQESGVPLSYKELDILHALRGFCAFYVVIYHAKYILWSGGREFLAVFPRTGWSPLDYGAFLFDMLSSAGYEMVIFFFVLSGFFIRYAQSRKYRKLRAFYVNRIVRIYPPYLFASMLAAICLWGVARVAPEALDFANGRELNIKLALAWQELHTFDIIGLIRTLGFMPVREIFIGYNGVYWSLLPEALFYLLVPLAFWRAHFYYAISVFLYASGAVWDLNSVSPLIDYLFIYNFYFAIGAILYDIVTRTAWLTWFGRISGWGLTILVLLLFASLLGLAILKFKILSGLVATILAVISISLMLAGRVRHDNLLVRILHKLGVFSFSLYLYHFPLLFLCYAGLVYFTGETVFYVRYYWLAVPLVTVASYVLYWVSERISVNYSRKA, from the coding sequence TTGCTTTCCTCTACATCACCTATCGCCAAATACTTACGTCAAGAATCAGGCGTCCCCCTCTCGTATAAGGAACTTGATATTTTACATGCTTTACGAGGTTTCTGTGCATTCTACGTTGTCATCTACCATGCAAAGTATATTTTGTGGTCGGGCGGCCGCGAATTTTTAGCAGTTTTTCCGCGGACTGGTTGGTCGCCACTTGATTACGGAGCTTTTCTGTTTGATATGTTAAGTTCGGCTGGCTATGAGATGGTGATATTTTTCTTTGTATTATCAGGCTTTTTTATCCGGTACGCTCAGTCAAGAAAATACCGTAAGTTGCGAGCCTTCTATGTCAACCGCATTGTCCGTATTTATCCGCCTTACTTATTTGCCAGCATGCTGGCAGCTATATGTTTATGGGGTGTTGCGCGGGTAGCTCCAGAGGCATTAGATTTCGCGAATGGGCGAGAGTTAAATATTAAGCTGGCACTTGCCTGGCAGGAGTTGCATACATTCGATATAATCGGTCTGATCCGCACACTAGGTTTTATGCCTGTCCGCGAGATTTTTATCGGATACAATGGTGTTTACTGGTCGCTACTACCTGAAGCTCTATTTTATCTCTTAGTGCCACTAGCTTTCTGGCGGGCGCATTTTTATTATGCTATTTCCGTATTCTTATATGCATCGGGGGCAGTTTGGGATCTAAATTCTGTTAGCCCGCTTATCGATTATCTATTTATTTATAACTTTTATTTCGCTATTGGAGCGATACTATACGATATAGTTACTCGGACGGCTTGGCTAACTTGGTTCGGGCGTATATCAGGATGGGGGTTAACTATATTAGTACTTCTGCTATTTGCTAGTCTGCTGGGGCTGGCAATACTTAAGTTTAAAATTTTGTCCGGATTAGTAGCAACAATTTTAGCAGTAATTAGTATTTCGCTGATGCTGGCTGGTAGAGTGCGGCACGATAACTTATTAGTGCGCATATTACATAAGTTGGGTGTGTTCAGCTTCTCGCTATATCTATACCACTTTCCACTATTATTCCTGTGTTATGCAGGGCTTGTATATTTTACTGGCGAAACCGTTTTTTATGTTCGCTATTATTGGCTGGCCGTGCCGTTAGTGACTGTAGCTAGCTATGTGCTATATTGGGTTTCGGAACGAATTAGCGTCAATTACTCCCGTAAGGCATAG
- a CDS encoding M20/M25/M40 family metallo-hydrolase has protein sequence MQLLRTLCHIQAPSGHETRLTKFLLHYIATEQKNWRATPQVLAGEQFQDCIVLVFGQPRTAVFAHLDSIGFTVRYGRQLVRIGGPDAETGYQLVGEDTQGPIECTLTVDEETGALGYEFTRDIERGTELTFQCDFRETDTTVQSCYLDNRLGVWNALRLCETLEHGIVAFSCWEEHDGGSVAYLAKYIYETYGVRQALISDITWVTEGVRPGEGAAISLRDSLIPRRAYVDRIRQIAAKSGIPHQLEVEGAGGSDAKELQRADAPWDWCFVGAPEDNVHSPDEIVDKRDIESMLALYQVLMREL, from the coding sequence ATGCAACTTCTACGAACTCTGTGCCACATACAGGCACCTTCTGGCCACGAAACACGCCTGACCAAATTTTTGCTCCATTACATTGCCACCGAGCAAAAAAACTGGCGCGCTACCCCACAAGTGCTTGCCGGTGAGCAATTTCAGGATTGTATTGTCCTGGTATTCGGGCAGCCACGCACGGCAGTTTTTGCCCACCTCGACAGCATCGGCTTCACGGTGCGCTACGGCCGGCAACTAGTGCGCATTGGCGGCCCCGATGCCGAAACCGGCTACCAGCTGGTAGGCGAGGATACCCAGGGACCTATCGAATGCACGCTTACAGTTGATGAAGAAACCGGCGCGCTGGGCTATGAGTTCACCCGTGATATTGAGCGCGGTACGGAGCTGACCTTTCAGTGTGACTTTCGCGAGACGGATACCACCGTGCAAAGCTGCTACCTCGACAACCGCCTGGGTGTGTGGAATGCCCTGCGCCTGTGCGAGACGCTGGAGCACGGCATTGTGGCGTTTAGCTGCTGGGAGGAGCACGACGGTGGCTCGGTGGCCTACCTGGCCAAGTACATCTACGAAACCTACGGCGTGCGCCAAGCCCTGATTTCGGACATCACCTGGGTTACGGAAGGCGTGCGACCGGGCGAGGGCGCAGCCATTTCGCTGCGCGACTCCTTGATTCCGCGCCGTGCCTACGTGGACCGTATCCGGCAGATTGCGGCGAAATCCGGCATACCGCATCAGTTGGAAGTAGAAGGTGCCGGCGGCTCCGACGCCAAAGAGCTACAACGCGCTGATGCGCCCTGGGACTGGTGCTTCGTGGGCGCCCCGGAAGACAACGTACACTCACCCGACGAAATCGTGGATAAGCGCGATATCGAAAGCATGCTGGCGCTGTATCAGGTGCTGATGAGGGAATTGTAA
- a CDS encoding GIY-YIG nuclease family protein, translating into MILPTATPLSVVYVLTNPAMPGIVKIGRTSQDDAKTRIDQLYSTGVPVPFTIEFVCKVSNSEEVEKALHLAFAPHRVNPKREFFSIDPAQAIAILKLLHVPDATKEIEDQPSILDKSEVEAGIQFNIKRPNLNFVEMQIPIGSYLTSKSGNATVLVINDRKVSYDGEEMSLTAATRKALDISYSVAPCPHWYFEGQCLSILYDKAYADGVE; encoded by the coding sequence ATGATACTCCCAACTGCTACCCCTTTAAGTGTTGTTTATGTTTTAACTAATCCTGCAATGCCAGGCATCGTCAAAATTGGCCGAACTAGTCAGGATGATGCTAAAACTCGTATTGATCAGCTTTATAGCACCGGAGTTCCAGTTCCTTTTACAATCGAATTTGTATGCAAAGTTTCAAATTCAGAAGAGGTGGAAAAAGCACTACACTTAGCTTTTGCCCCGCACCGTGTCAATCCTAAACGAGAATTTTTTAGCATAGATCCGGCACAAGCAATTGCTATATTGAAGCTTTTGCATGTGCCAGACGCTACAAAAGAAATAGAAGATCAACCTTCTATACTTGATAAATCAGAAGTCGAGGCCGGAATTCAATTCAATATAAAGAGACCTAATCTCAATTTTGTAGAGATGCAAATTCCTATTGGCTCTTATTTAACATCTAAATCAGGCAATGCTACAGTATTAGTAATCAATGATCGTAAGGTCAGTTACGATGGAGAAGAAATGTCATTAACAGCTGCAACTAGGAAAGCATTAGATATATCATATAGCGTAGCTCCATGTCCTCATTGGTATTTTGAAGGCCAGTGCTTGAGTATTTTATATGACAAAGCTTATGCTGATGGCGTTGAATAG
- a CDS encoding sodium-translocating pyrophosphatase → MLFLYLVPSLGLLALLYTWLRSGWVSRQDAGDERMRTIASYIADGAIAFLKAEYRVLTLFGLIASAFLFYLGSTGEKSSPVIVLAFIIGAVFSALAGFIGMKIATKANVRTAQAARTSLSKALSVSFSGGSVMGMGVAGLAVLGLGSLFIVFYQLFVVSKGGGANGIEMETALEVLTGFSLGAESIALFARVGGGIYTKAADVGADLVGKVEAGIPEDDPRNPATIADNVGDNVGDVAGMGADLFGSYVATILATMVLGREVVATNDQFNGLSPILLPMVIAGVGIVASLVGILLVRVQEGGNVQAALNFGNYASVIVSGIASFFIIRWMLPVGTLVIGRPGAAPFTATDVFYAVVVGLVVGTLMSIITEYYTAMGKRPVNSIVQQSSTGHATTVIGGLAVGMESTVLPIIVLAAGIILSYQFAGLYGVAIAAAGMMATTAMQLAIDAFGPIADNAGGIAEMSELPKEVRERTDILDAVGNTTAATGKGFAIASAALTSLALFAAFMGTANISVIDISNARVLAGLFVGAMIPFIFSALAISAVGRAAMAMVQEVRRQFREIPGIMEGTGRPEYEKCVAISTSAAIREMMLPGAIALIVPVLIGFTLGPEVLGGTLAGVTVSGVLMAMFQSNAGGAWDNAKKSFEKGVLIDGVMVYKGSEQHKASVTGDTVGDPFKDTSGPSMNILIKLMSIVSLVIAPHIAAPGGATRSLTPALSVPKTELGAHQGVRFASYTPVKEGLNTKF, encoded by the coding sequence ATGCTGTTTCTCTACCTAGTGCCCAGCCTCGGGCTGTTGGCTTTACTGTACACCTGGTTGCGTTCGGGCTGGGTGAGCCGGCAAGACGCCGGCGACGAGCGTATGCGGACCATAGCTAGCTACATTGCCGATGGTGCCATTGCTTTTCTGAAAGCTGAGTACCGCGTCTTGACGTTATTTGGGCTGATTGCCTCTGCTTTTCTATTCTACTTAGGTAGCACCGGCGAGAAGTCCAGTCCCGTAATTGTGCTGGCGTTCATCATTGGAGCAGTATTCTCAGCATTAGCGGGGTTTATCGGGATGAAGATTGCCACGAAAGCCAACGTACGCACGGCCCAGGCAGCACGTACCAGCCTCAGTAAGGCCTTGAGCGTGTCGTTTTCGGGTGGGTCGGTGATGGGTATGGGGGTAGCAGGCTTGGCGGTGTTGGGGCTGGGGTCGTTGTTTATTGTGTTCTATCAGCTGTTTGTGGTGAGCAAAGGGGGCGGGGCCAACGGCATCGAGATGGAAACTGCGCTGGAGGTGCTTACTGGCTTTTCGCTGGGGGCCGAGAGCATCGCGCTGTTTGCTAGGGTAGGGGGCGGCATCTACACTAAAGCCGCCGATGTGGGCGCCGACCTCGTGGGTAAAGTGGAAGCCGGCATTCCTGAGGACGACCCCCGCAACCCCGCCACCATTGCCGATAACGTAGGCGACAACGTAGGCGACGTGGCCGGTATGGGCGCCGACCTATTCGGCTCTTACGTGGCGACCATCCTAGCTACCATGGTGCTGGGCCGCGAGGTAGTGGCGACCAATGATCAATTCAACGGCCTGTCGCCCATTCTGCTGCCCATGGTTATTGCCGGGGTAGGGATTGTGGCCTCGCTGGTGGGTATCTTGCTGGTGCGCGTACAGGAAGGCGGCAACGTGCAGGCGGCGCTCAATTTTGGCAACTATGCTTCGGTCATCGTGTCGGGCATTGCCTCGTTCTTTATCATCCGTTGGATGCTGCCCGTGGGTACGCTCGTCATTGGCCGGCCGGGCGCCGCGCCCTTCACTGCCACCGATGTGTTCTACGCTGTGGTGGTAGGGCTGGTAGTGGGCACGCTGATGAGCATCATCACCGAATATTACACGGCCATGGGCAAGCGGCCCGTCAATAGTATCGTGCAGCAGAGTAGCACCGGGCACGCCACCACCGTTATTGGCGGGCTGGCAGTAGGCATGGAGTCCACCGTACTACCCATTATTGTGCTGGCCGCTGGCATCATCCTGTCATATCAGTTTGCCGGCCTCTATGGGGTAGCCATTGCTGCCGCGGGCATGATGGCTACCACCGCCATGCAGCTCGCCATCGACGCCTTTGGGCCTATTGCTGATAATGCCGGCGGTATTGCCGAAATGAGTGAGCTACCCAAGGAAGTACGCGAACGGACCGATATTCTGGATGCTGTGGGCAATACTACCGCTGCCACCGGCAAAGGCTTCGCCATTGCCTCCGCTGCGCTTACCTCGCTGGCGCTGTTTGCGGCGTTTATGGGTACGGCCAATATTTCGGTTATTGATATCAGCAATGCCCGCGTGCTGGCGGGCTTGTTTGTGGGCGCCATGATTCCGTTTATCTTCTCGGCCCTGGCTATTTCAGCGGTGGGTAGGGCGGCTATGGCCATGGTGCAGGAAGTGCGGCGGCAGTTCCGCGAAATTCCAGGCATTATGGAAGGCACTGGCCGACCTGAGTACGAAAAGTGCGTGGCTATTTCTACCTCGGCTGCTATTCGGGAAATGATGCTGCCGGGTGCTATTGCCCTCATCGTGCCCGTCCTCATCGGCTTCACGCTGGGACCGGAAGTATTGGGCGGCACGCTGGCCGGCGTCACGGTGAGCGGGGTGCTGATGGCCATGTTTCAGAGCAACGCTGGCGGTGCCTGGGATAACGCCAAGAAGTCCTTCGAGAAAGGCGTGCTGATTGATGGCGTGATGGTCTACAAAGGCTCCGAACAACATAAAGCCTCCGTGACGGGCGACACAGTAGGCGACCCGTTCAAAGACACGTCGGGCCCCAGCATGAACATCCTCATCAAGCTCATGAGCATTGTGTCGCTGGTGATTGCCCCACACATTGCCGCACCCGGCGGTGCAACTCGCAGCCTGACACCGGCTCTCTCGGTACCAAAAACCGAACTAGGCGCTCATCAAGGTGTACGCTTCGCGAGCTATACCCCAGTGAAAGAAGGGCTGAATACTAAGTTTTAA
- the dnaJ gene encoding molecular chaperone DnaJ: MATKRDFYEILGVAKTASGDEIKKAYRKVAIKYHPDKNPDDPSAEDKFKEAAEAYEVLSDQDKRARYDRFGHQGVGGASGGGPNMEDIFSQFGDIFGGGGFEGFFGGGQRGGGRRVKKGSNLRIKLKLDLEEVANGVEKKIKVKRYTACNTCSGTGAKNGTDLRECSTCHGEGQVKRVVNTMLGQMVSASTCPTCHGEGKVVTSKCDVCHGEGRQLQEEIIPINIPAGVAEGMQLSMGGKGNFPERGGVPGDLLIQIEEEPHELLKRDGNNIMFEQYISFVDAALGANLEVPTIEGKVKIKVEPGTQPGKILRLRGKGIKDINGYGRGDQLIHLNVWTPKNVNGEERELLEKLRNAQNFTPNPGKNEKGFFEKVKEYFQ; encoded by the coding sequence ATGGCAACCAAGCGAGATTTTTACGAAATACTGGGCGTCGCAAAAACGGCGTCGGGGGACGAGATTAAGAAGGCCTACCGCAAGGTAGCCATCAAGTATCACCCCGATAAAAACCCCGATGACCCATCGGCCGAGGACAAGTTTAAGGAAGCGGCCGAGGCCTACGAGGTGCTGTCGGACCAAGACAAGCGTGCCCGCTACGACCGGTTTGGGCACCAGGGGGTAGGCGGCGCCAGCGGTGGTGGCCCCAACATGGAGGATATCTTCTCCCAGTTCGGCGATATTTTCGGCGGTGGTGGCTTCGAGGGTTTCTTCGGGGGCGGCCAGCGCGGCGGCGGCCGGCGCGTGAAGAAAGGCTCCAACCTGCGCATTAAGCTGAAACTGGACCTAGAAGAAGTGGCCAATGGCGTCGAGAAGAAAATTAAGGTGAAGCGCTACACGGCCTGCAACACCTGCTCGGGCACCGGCGCCAAAAACGGCACCGACCTGCGTGAGTGCTCTACCTGTCACGGCGAAGGCCAAGTGAAGCGGGTAGTAAATACTATGCTGGGTCAGATGGTAAGTGCCTCTACCTGCCCTACCTGCCACGGCGAGGGCAAGGTGGTAACCAGCAAGTGCGACGTGTGCCACGGCGAAGGCCGCCAGTTGCAGGAGGAAATTATTCCGATCAACATTCCGGCAGGTGTGGCCGAGGGCATGCAGCTCTCCATGGGCGGCAAAGGCAACTTCCCCGAGCGCGGGGGCGTGCCCGGCGACCTGCTGATTCAGATTGAGGAGGAGCCGCACGAGCTGCTGAAGCGCGATGGCAACAACATCATGTTTGAGCAGTACATTTCCTTCGTGGATGCTGCTCTGGGTGCTAACCTGGAAGTGCCGACCATTGAAGGCAAGGTGAAAATCAAGGTAGAGCCAGGCACACAGCCGGGCAAAATCTTGCGCCTGCGCGGCAAAGGCATCAAGGACATCAACGGCTATGGCCGCGGTGACCAGCTGATTCATCTGAATGTGTGGACGCCTAAGAACGTGAACGGCGAGGAGCGCGAGCTGCTCGAAAAGCTGCGCAACGCGCAAAATTTCACGCCCAATCCTGGTAAAAACGAGAAAGGCTTCTTCGAGAAAGTGAAGGAGTACTTCCAGTAA
- a CDS encoding adenylate kinase has translation MLNLVLFGPPGAGKGTQSQKLIAHYNLVHLSTGDLLRAQIAQGTVLGLQAKKLMDEGLLVPDEVVIGMIDSALKENVQADGFIFDGFPRTVPQAESLDTLLAQHNTQVSCMVALEVEEQELVKRLLERGKTSGRPDDQNEEKIRKRVQVYNTETAQVAGYYANQHKFHALNGIGAIEDIFQQICAVVDQHQPTSEDSQQATDEVKA, from the coding sequence ATGCTCAATCTCGTGCTCTTCGGCCCGCCCGGCGCCGGCAAAGGAACGCAAAGCCAAAAACTGATTGCCCATTACAACTTGGTACATCTCTCCACCGGCGACCTGCTCCGGGCCCAGATTGCCCAGGGTACAGTGCTGGGGCTGCAGGCCAAAAAGCTGATGGACGAAGGCTTGCTAGTGCCCGATGAAGTGGTAATTGGCATGATCGACAGCGCTCTGAAGGAGAATGTGCAGGCCGATGGCTTCATTTTCGATGGCTTCCCGCGCACCGTACCGCAGGCCGAAAGTCTTGACACCTTGCTGGCCCAGCACAACACCCAGGTATCATGCATGGTAGCCTTGGAAGTAGAGGAGCAAGAGCTGGTGAAGCGCCTGCTGGAGCGCGGCAAAACCTCCGGCCGCCCCGACGACCAGAACGAAGAGAAAATCCGTAAGCGCGTGCAGGTGTATAACACCGAAACCGCGCAGGTAGCGGGCTACTACGCCAATCAGCACAAGTTTCACGCCCTCAACGGGATTGGCGCTATCGAGGATATTTTCCAGCAGATCTGCGCTGTAGTCGATCAGCACCAGCCTACCTCCGAGGACAGCCAGCAAGCCACCGACGAAGTAAAAGCGTAA
- a CDS encoding nucleotide exchange factor GrpE, which translates to MADDKQQPQDDNLTADQATTAGETAETAPVDEAPKTDTELAELKDKYLRLAAEFDNYKRRTAKERQELFKTASQELMVALLPVIDDFERASSYTKDSDDVNAVRESIDIIYNKLVKTLQQKGLTPMETKGGAFDPDLHEAITQIPAPSEELKGKVVDEVEKGYYLGDKVLRHAKVVLGQ; encoded by the coding sequence ATGGCTGACGATAAGCAACAACCCCAAGACGACAACTTGACGGCTGATCAAGCCACCACAGCTGGCGAAACGGCAGAAACGGCTCCCGTTGATGAGGCACCAAAAACTGATACGGAACTGGCAGAACTGAAAGATAAGTACCTGCGCTTGGCCGCCGAGTTTGATAACTACAAGCGCCGCACGGCTAAAGAGCGCCAAGAACTGTTCAAAACGGCCAGCCAAGAACTAATGGTGGCGCTGTTGCCCGTAATCGACGACTTTGAGCGGGCCAGCAGCTATACCAAAGATTCTGACGATGTAAACGCCGTGCGCGAGAGCATCGACATCATCTACAACAAGCTGGTGAAAACCCTGCAACAGAAGGGCCTGACACCAATGGAAACCAAAGGCGGTGCGTTCGACCCCGATTTGCATGAGGCCATCACGCAAATTCCGGCCCCCAGCGAGGAGCTGAAAGGCAAGGTAGTGGACGAGGTAGAGAAAGGTTACTACTTGGGCGACAAGGTATTGCGCCACGCCAAAGTAGTACTGGGTCAATAA
- the obgE gene encoding GTPase ObgE, translating into MASNNFIDYVKINCRSGRGGAGSHHFFRAKGLPNGGPDGGDGGRGGHIILEGSSQLWTLLHLQYQKHLIAKPGENGGENLRTGAQGEDIVIQVPLGTVARDAETGEKRLEITEHGQRLILTPGGRGGLGNDHFKSATNQAPTYAQPGEPGIDEWIILELKLLADVGLVGLPNAGKSTLLSVVSAARPKIADYAFTTLVPNLGVVAYRDYQSFVMADIPGIIEGAAEGKGLGTRFLRHIERNATLLFMISCDSPDIAAEYQVLLGELEQFNPELLDKKRLLAITKSDMLDDELEEEIRQTLPTDLPTVFISSLTNKNIQKLKDMIWQALHAKG; encoded by the coding sequence GTGGCTTCCAATAACTTCATCGACTACGTCAAAATCAACTGCCGCTCGGGTAGGGGAGGGGCCGGCTCCCACCACTTCTTCCGGGCCAAGGGCCTACCCAACGGCGGCCCCGATGGTGGCGATGGTGGCCGGGGCGGCCACATCATCTTAGAGGGCAGCTCCCAACTCTGGACGCTGCTGCACTTGCAGTACCAGAAGCACCTGATTGCCAAACCCGGCGAAAACGGCGGCGAAAACCTGCGCACCGGCGCCCAGGGCGAGGATATTGTGATTCAAGTGCCCCTGGGTACGGTGGCCCGCGACGCCGAAACTGGCGAGAAACGCCTGGAAATCACCGAGCACGGCCAGCGCCTGATCCTGACGCCTGGCGGCCGCGGCGGCCTCGGCAACGACCACTTCAAATCGGCCACCAACCAGGCGCCTACCTACGCCCAACCCGGCGAGCCAGGCATCGACGAGTGGATTATTCTGGAGCTGAAACTGCTGGCCGATGTGGGCCTGGTAGGTCTACCCAACGCCGGTAAGAGCACTTTGCTCTCCGTAGTGTCAGCCGCGCGCCCCAAAATTGCTGATTACGCCTTTACGACCCTTGTGCCCAACTTGGGTGTAGTGGCCTACCGCGACTACCAGTCCTTCGTGATGGCCGATATTCCGGGCATCATTGAGGGCGCCGCCGAGGGCAAAGGCCTGGGCACGCGCTTTCTGCGCCACATTGAGCGCAACGCTACCCTGCTGTTCATGATCAGCTGCGACAGCCCCGACATTGCCGCCGAATACCAGGTGTTGCTGGGCGAGTTGGAGCAGTTCAACCCCGAATTGCTAGACAAAAAGCGCCTGCTGGCCATCACCAAGTCCGATATGCTGGATGACGAGCTGGAAGAGGAAATCCGCCAGACCCTACCCACAGATTTGCCTACAGTGTTTATTTCCAGCCTAACGAATAAGAATATTCAGAAGCTGAAGGATATGATTTGGCAGGCGCTGCATGCTAAGGGGTAG
- the hpt gene encoding hypoxanthine phosphoribosyltransferase gives MATSTISLHNKQFAPYLSAAELAQAIQQLATRLNQDYAGKQPLFLSVLNGAFMFTADLLKNMTIDCEVTFIRVASYAGTASTGSVKEVLGLYEELADRHVIILEDIVDTGHTMRMLLDTIAAKKPASLEVATLFMKPECLEHELAVEYVGLSIPNDFIVGYGLDYDGLGRNYPDVYKAV, from the coding sequence ATGGCTACGTCCACAATTTCACTGCACAACAAGCAGTTCGCTCCGTATTTGTCGGCCGCCGAACTGGCCCAGGCCATTCAGCAGCTTGCCACCCGCCTCAATCAAGATTACGCCGGCAAGCAGCCCCTGTTCCTGTCGGTGCTCAATGGCGCGTTCATGTTCACAGCCGACCTGCTGAAAAACATGACCATCGACTGCGAAGTGACGTTCATCCGGGTGGCATCCTATGCCGGTACGGCCAGCACAGGTAGCGTGAAAGAGGTACTGGGGTTGTATGAGGAACTTGCTGACCGACATGTGATTATCCTGGAAGATATTGTGGATACGGGCCACACCATGCGGATGCTGCTGGATACTATAGCGGCCAAAAAACCGGCGTCGTTGGAGGTGGCTACGCTGTTCATGAAGCCCGAGTGCTTAGAGCATGAGTTGGCAGTGGAATACGTAGGGCTATCGATTCCTAACGATTTTATTGTAGGCTACGGCCTTGATTACGACGGACTGGGGCGCAACTACCCCGACGTGTATAAAGCCGTGTAA